The DNA region TCGAGTAACAGGCCCTTATAGGGCCTAATCAAACCGCCCCTTGAAGGGGCGGTGCTGATTGCTGAACCGCAGGGAGAAGAAGCACTGCTCCTTGCCTTTACTTTCGCATCAGGGCATACTTTGCGACCGAAAATGTAACGCTCACCAGCCCTAAGGGCACATGAGGAATATTCGCACATGGCAATGCTTCTGCAATCACAGCGCCCCCCCAAACCCCTGTGGCGGGAATACGGCGAAGCTCTGTTCGTCGCGCTTATTTTGGCTCTGGTCATCCGCACCTTTGTGGTGCAGGCATTCAAGATTCCTTCGGAATCCATGGTCAAAACCCTGCTTGTGGGCGATCACCTGCTGGCAAGCAAGTTTTCCTACGGCATCAAGATTCCCTTTACCCACTCCTATATTTACAAGGGGAGCGATCCGGTCAAGGGCGACATCATCATTTTTGAATACCCCAATGATCCCAGCGTGGACTACATCAAGCGCATCATCGGGACGCCCGGCGACACCATTGAGGTGCGCAACAAGCAGCTGTTCCGCAACGGCGAGCCGGTAAAGGAAT from Desulfovibrio sp. UIB00 includes:
- the lepB gene encoding signal peptidase I, giving the protein MAMLLQSQRPPKPLWREYGEALFVALILALVIRTFVVQAFKIPSESMVKTLLVGDHLLASKFSYGIKIPFTHSYIYKGSDPVKGDIIIFEYPNDPSVDYIKRIIGTPGDTIEVRNKQLFRNGEPVKESYIRFTEPDRIQPVRDNFGPITVPEGKYFVMGDNRDNSMDSRFWGLVDRSAIRAKAWRIYWSWGGLGDIRWDRIGKAVQ